One stretch of Candidatus Palauibacter soopunensis DNA includes these proteins:
- a CDS encoding M50 family metallopeptidase, producing the protein MNDQSKRRVRFLAAFVGLFAAVWFLWDTPFVYPVKLFVVLLHEISHGLATVATGGQILAIEVTPREGGLCRCPGGNAFLSLSAGYLGSLLWGGLMIWGAERFPTLSSWFSAVLAVIVGGMTLFYAQQSFAVAFGLAFSAALLAVAWRASAGVNRVLLTALGLTSCLYAVLDIKSDILDRPELRSDARMLAELTGIPTLAWGGLWIGIALLFCFVLFRWAWRRA; encoded by the coding sequence ATGAACGATCAATCGAAACGAAGAGTCCGTTTCCTGGCCGCGTTCGTCGGTCTCTTTGCGGCCGTGTGGTTCCTCTGGGACACGCCCTTCGTGTATCCGGTGAAACTCTTCGTCGTCCTCCTGCACGAGATCAGCCACGGGCTGGCGACGGTGGCGACGGGGGGCCAGATCCTCGCCATCGAGGTGACGCCGCGCGAAGGAGGACTGTGCCGGTGCCCCGGCGGGAACGCGTTCCTGAGCCTGTCCGCGGGGTATCTCGGAAGCCTGCTGTGGGGCGGGCTGATGATCTGGGGTGCGGAGCGCTTCCCGACGCTGAGTTCGTGGTTTTCCGCGGTCCTCGCCGTGATCGTGGGGGGCATGACGCTGTTCTATGCGCAGCAGTCCTTTGCCGTCGCGTTCGGGCTCGCCTTCTCCGCGGCGCTGCTCGCGGTGGCGTGGCGGGCGAGCGCCGGCGTGAACCGCGTCCTGCTCACGGCGCTCGGCCTCACGAGCTGCCTCTACGCGGTGCTGGACATCAAGAGCGACATCCTCGACCGTCCGGAGTTGCGGTCGGACGCCCGGATGCTGGCCGAACTCACCGGCATCCCCACGCTCGCCTGGGGCGGCCTGTGGATCGGCATCGCGCTGCTGTTCTGCTTCGTCCTGTTCCGCTGGGCCTGGCGGCGCGCCTAG
- a CDS encoding M23 family metallopeptidase, producing the protein MRKSSYWTIQILPGSGGRARSYRVEKRRAKAAGIAAAVLLMMASAFVATVLGRQDAAEQLARYRAENRQLISSLQAMERRSGQFSQALDDLSAREQRFRLVAGLPLLDPDVYSVGVGGPGGVTPTNDEFFEIAPDLAREAGDVVVDIEQLLRRADLLRSSLTEAADSVGTQRERYQRIPSIWPVIAEESFLSSGFSHNRLHPLLGLRRPHTGVDISADFGSPVVATGAGRVTFTGSKQGYGRLVEIDHGDGYASLYAHLGRIAVRAGAWVQRGDILGEVGVSGTATGPNLHYEVSVGGRPVNPVGYFLDTFRP; encoded by the coding sequence TTGAGAAAATCTTCGTACTGGACGATACAGATACTGCCCGGGAGTGGAGGGCGCGCGCGCAGCTATCGCGTGGAGAAGCGCCGTGCGAAAGCTGCCGGAATCGCCGCGGCCGTACTCCTGATGATGGCGTCCGCCTTCGTCGCCACCGTGTTGGGGCGGCAGGACGCGGCGGAGCAGCTTGCGCGCTATCGGGCCGAGAACCGGCAGCTGATCAGCAGCCTGCAGGCCATGGAGCGCCGCAGCGGACAATTCAGCCAGGCGCTCGACGACCTCTCCGCGCGGGAACAGAGATTCCGGCTCGTCGCCGGCCTTCCGCTGCTCGATCCCGATGTCTACTCGGTCGGCGTCGGCGGCCCCGGCGGCGTCACCCCGACGAACGACGAGTTCTTCGAGATCGCCCCGGACCTGGCGCGCGAGGCGGGAGATGTGGTCGTCGACATCGAACAGTTGCTCCGGCGCGCGGATTTGCTTCGAAGCAGTCTCACCGAGGCGGCGGATTCCGTGGGAACTCAGCGCGAGCGGTATCAGCGCATTCCCTCGATCTGGCCGGTCATCGCGGAAGAGTCCTTCCTCTCCTCGGGCTTCAGCCACAACCGGCTGCATCCGCTGCTCGGGCTCCGGCGTCCGCATACCGGGGTCGACATTTCGGCCGATTTCGGAAGTCCCGTCGTCGCGACGGGGGCGGGGCGCGTCACGTTCACCGGCTCGAAGCAGGGGTACGGCCGGCTCGTCGAAATCGATCACGGCGATGGCTACGCGAGCCTCTACGCCCACCTGGGCCGCATCGCGGTTCGCGCGGGCGCGTGGGTCCAGCGTGGCGATATCCTGGGGGAGGTAGGCGTCTCCGGCACGGCAACGGGTCCGAATCTCCACTACGAGGTCTCGGTCGGCGGCCGCCCGGTGAACCCGGTCGGCTACTTCCTGGACACCTTCCGCCCCTAG
- the metG gene encoding methionine--tRNA ligase: MPRFYLTTAIDYSNGDPHLGHAIEKIGADTIARYRRACGDDVHFLIGMDEHGQKVQQEAEKQGSAPAEWVDRIAEAFLDVWGRLDLSNDDFIRTSEPRHHRGVTALMERIAGNGDFRRSKYEGHYCTGCEAFKKDDELADGRCPLHPGREVEWTEEENWFFRLSDYRDTLLERLRNDPDSVRPATRRNEITRLLESGLDDISASRSRIRWGVPFPGDEEHTVYVWFDALSNYITAIGYPDGEAFGKFWPADLHIIGKDITRFHCVYWPAMLLAAGVEPAKSVWGHGFITISGAKLSKSAGTELGLIELIERHGPDALRYFLLREVPWDGDRDYPSTEAFIEQFDRRYTTDLANDLGNLLNRVVSMVARYRGGEVPRSQGGALAEKAALALGDYRAAMEGYLLHRGLAAAFDVVRAANGFVDETKPWTLAKAERDEGADAGALDGVLSQLIGALGAVAAMLAPFTPAKAAELWGTLGGDGSPPAFEQLEPSVAGLRTVRPGGVLFPRP; the protein is encoded by the coding sequence GTGCCCCGATTCTATCTCACGACGGCGATCGACTACTCCAACGGCGACCCGCACCTGGGGCACGCGATCGAGAAGATCGGCGCCGACACGATCGCCCGGTACCGGCGCGCCTGCGGGGACGACGTCCATTTCCTCATCGGAATGGATGAACACGGGCAGAAGGTCCAGCAGGAGGCGGAGAAGCAGGGATCGGCCCCCGCGGAATGGGTCGACCGGATCGCCGAAGCCTTCCTCGATGTCTGGGGGCGCCTGGACCTGTCGAACGACGACTTCATCCGGACCTCGGAACCGCGCCACCACCGCGGCGTCACCGCGCTCATGGAGCGGATCGCCGGGAACGGGGACTTCCGCCGCTCGAAGTACGAGGGCCACTACTGCACCGGGTGCGAAGCCTTCAAGAAGGACGATGAACTGGCGGACGGACGCTGTCCGCTCCACCCCGGGCGCGAGGTCGAGTGGACGGAGGAGGAGAACTGGTTCTTCCGGCTCTCCGACTACCGGGACACGCTCCTCGAACGTCTGCGGAACGACCCGGACTCCGTGCGGCCCGCGACGCGGCGCAACGAGATCACGCGGCTCCTCGAGTCCGGCCTCGACGACATTTCCGCCTCCCGCTCCCGGATTCGCTGGGGCGTCCCCTTTCCGGGGGACGAGGAGCATACGGTCTACGTGTGGTTCGACGCGCTGTCGAACTACATCACGGCCATCGGCTACCCGGACGGCGAGGCGTTCGGGAAGTTCTGGCCCGCCGACCTCCACATCATCGGCAAGGACATCACCCGCTTCCACTGCGTGTACTGGCCGGCCATGCTGCTGGCGGCGGGCGTGGAGCCCGCGAAGAGCGTGTGGGGCCACGGCTTCATCACGATCAGCGGGGCCAAGCTCTCGAAGTCGGCGGGGACGGAACTGGGCCTCATCGAACTCATCGAGCGGCACGGGCCGGACGCGCTACGGTACTTCCTGCTGCGGGAGGTGCCCTGGGATGGCGACCGCGACTACCCGTCGACGGAGGCCTTCATCGAGCAGTTCGACCGCCGCTACACGACGGATCTCGCGAACGACCTCGGCAACCTCCTGAACCGCGTGGTGTCGATGGTGGCCAGGTATCGCGGAGGCGAGGTGCCGCGGTCGCAAGGCGGAGCACTCGCGGAAAAGGCGGCGCTCGCCCTCGGGGACTACCGCGCGGCCATGGAGGGCTATCTGCTCCATCGGGGCCTGGCGGCGGCGTTCGACGTCGTGCGCGCGGCGAACGGGTTCGTGGACGAGACGAAGCCGTGGACGCTGGCGAAGGCGGAGCGCGACGAAGGCGCGGACGCGGGCGCGCTCGACGGGGTGTTGTCACAACTCATCGGGGCGCTCGGCGCGGTGGCTGCGATGCTCGCCCCCTTCACGCCGGCGAAGGCCGCCGAACTCTGGGGCACCCTGGGGGGCGACGGATCGCCGCCGGCTTTCGAACAACTCGAACCGTCCGTGGCCGGGCTCAGAACCGTGCGCCCGGGCGGCGTGCTCTTTCCGCGCCCCTGA
- a CDS encoding DUF402 domain-containing protein, with the protein MGFDLLGARRRALRAARRIPEDAPRVDVEVRRGSQVQRFRQELLADGPGWKITLQILDAGFKPVKIDEATTLRPGSLLMWFLRPGQPFEVGAFYHGRGTFQGYYINLIRPPRLQSSPWVIEDLYLDVWLPEGGGGVLLDEDELDAAVDRAELSTAEAEEVRETGARLLAQSRRPGRPRWLPRSVGRAPAESVPALRLRRDAPGTFHAARISGRIIAFGLYLLGAVSATSAGFAAFTDAFLIAGPAQDAWRLTVLGEALVLAPLALGGWLPATRWPQPPLADERSLFIATLASGLAVLALSERTEWAGALLPVYATLGLFSLVFTVCRWRFDRKVPVFALAGVAMTLVALALLIVT; encoded by the coding sequence GTGGGTTTCGACCTCCTGGGGGCACGGCGCCGCGCGTTGCGGGCCGCGCGCCGGATCCCGGAAGATGCACCCCGCGTCGACGTCGAGGTGCGCCGCGGGAGCCAGGTGCAACGCTTTCGCCAGGAGCTGCTCGCGGACGGCCCGGGGTGGAAGATCACGCTCCAGATCCTCGATGCGGGCTTCAAGCCGGTGAAGATCGACGAGGCCACGACCCTCCGGCCCGGCTCCCTTCTCATGTGGTTCCTTCGGCCGGGGCAGCCCTTCGAGGTCGGCGCCTTCTACCACGGCCGCGGCACCTTCCAGGGCTACTACATCAACCTGATCCGGCCTCCGCGACTGCAGTCCTCACCCTGGGTCATCGAGGACCTCTACCTCGACGTGTGGTTGCCCGAGGGCGGCGGCGGCGTGTTGCTGGACGAGGATGAACTGGACGCGGCCGTGGACCGCGCCGAGCTGTCGACCGCGGAGGCCGAGGAGGTGCGCGAGACCGGCGCGCGGCTGCTCGCCCAGTCGAGGCGGCCCGGGCGCCCCCGGTGGTTGCCCCGAAGCGTCGGGAGAGCGCCCGCGGAATCCGTGCCGGCGCTCCGCCTGCGCCGGGACGCCCCGGGAACCTTCCATGCCGCGCGGATCTCGGGTCGGATCATCGCCTTCGGGCTCTATCTGCTGGGCGCGGTCTCCGCGACGTCCGCCGGTTTCGCCGCGTTCACCGACGCCTTCCTGATCGCGGGTCCGGCACAGGACGCCTGGCGGCTGACCGTGCTGGGCGAGGCGCTCGTCCTGGCCCCGCTCGCGCTCGGGGGCTGGCTGCCCGCGACCCGCTGGCCGCAGCCGCCGCTGGCCGACGAGCGCTCCCTCTTCATCGCGACCCTCGCTTCGGGGCTGGCGGTGCTCGCGCTCAGCGAGCGCACGGAATGGGCCGGGGCCCTGCTCCCCGTGTACGCGACGCTGGGTCTCTTCTCGCTCGTCTTTACCGTCTGCCGGTGGCGGTTCGACCGGAAAGTGCCGGTATTCGCGCTCGCGGGCGTGGCCATGACGCTCGTCGCGCTCGCCCTGCTGATCGTAACGTGA
- a CDS encoding 3-hydroxyacyl-CoA dehydrogenase NAD-binding domain-containing protein, with protein MADKPRSLRLEIDADKIGWLIFDAPDSQVNLLDSEVMRHLDGYLAELESRIATGHPIAVVIWSEKPDTFIAGADVNEIAEIEDEEDGRRKSAMGQRIFSRLGRLGIPKIAAIRGACLGGGTELALACDWRLAADTPATTIGLPEIKLGLIPGFGGSVRLPRLVGIQRALSMILTGRSLSAAHAYRYGLVDQVFDDAGFQHSAAQVALDAVLGRVERELPHATTRDRFLENTGLGRRLLFRGARKRVRSASGTRYPAALKAIDVIEETLDLPIDEALAVEAEALGEVATTNVCRNLVRLFRGGRAANRTFAPEIAAQQRDVRKVAVLGAGVMGGGIAELAAAHDISVVLKDIDREALDLGLRHAHELLQKAGKRGIIAPEEVGLKFALVHGTLSYEQFGDVDVVIEAVVERLHVKQQVLRDVEAELPPHAVFATNTSSLSVTKLSEAAARPDRVVGLHFFNPVHRMPLVEIIRGESSSDAALATVFKLARRLGKTPVLVADRPGFIVNRLLAPYLNEVGFLLNDGADVARIDRTLTEFGLPMGPCRLLDEVGFDVAAHVAKEMARAFGDRMRPSAALDTLTDLGRLGKKNGRGFYTYSDREERVDREVGRAFGSGGGGVRPEEIIDRCLLISVNEAMYALEERVVAGPGDVDLAMVMGTGFPPFRGGPLAWAESRGARSVRDRLLELTEQHGDRFTPAPGLDRLADADGSFTSDAVWRDPGSPLDM; from the coding sequence ATGGCCGATAAGCCCAGGTCGCTCAGGCTCGAGATCGACGCGGACAAGATCGGCTGGCTGATCTTCGACGCCCCCGACTCGCAGGTGAACCTCCTCGATTCCGAGGTGATGCGGCACCTGGACGGCTATCTCGCCGAACTCGAGTCGCGGATCGCCACCGGACACCCCATCGCGGTCGTGATCTGGAGCGAAAAGCCCGACACGTTCATCGCCGGCGCCGACGTCAACGAGATCGCCGAGATCGAGGACGAGGAGGACGGCCGCCGGAAGAGCGCCATGGGGCAGCGGATCTTCAGCCGGCTGGGACGGCTCGGGATCCCGAAGATCGCCGCGATTCGCGGCGCCTGTCTGGGTGGAGGCACGGAACTCGCCCTGGCGTGCGACTGGCGCCTGGCCGCGGACACGCCCGCCACGACCATCGGCCTGCCCGAGATCAAGCTCGGGCTGATTCCCGGGTTCGGCGGCTCGGTGCGGCTGCCGCGCCTCGTGGGGATTCAGCGGGCGCTCTCGATGATTCTCACGGGGAGGAGCCTCTCGGCCGCGCACGCGTACCGATACGGCCTCGTCGACCAGGTCTTCGACGACGCGGGTTTCCAACATTCCGCCGCGCAGGTGGCCCTCGACGCCGTGCTCGGGCGGGTAGAGCGCGAGCTCCCGCATGCGACGACACGGGACCGCTTCCTGGAAAACACGGGCCTGGGCCGCCGCCTCCTGTTTCGGGGCGCCCGCAAGCGCGTACGCAGCGCCTCGGGGACGCGATACCCCGCGGCCCTGAAGGCGATCGATGTCATCGAGGAAACGCTGGACCTGCCGATCGATGAGGCCCTCGCCGTCGAGGCGGAGGCCCTCGGGGAAGTGGCCACGACGAACGTCTGCCGCAACCTCGTGCGGTTGTTCCGGGGAGGTCGAGCCGCGAACAGGACGTTCGCTCCGGAGATCGCGGCACAGCAGCGGGACGTCAGGAAAGTCGCCGTCCTCGGGGCCGGCGTCATGGGCGGCGGGATCGCCGAACTCGCCGCCGCGCACGACATCTCCGTAGTCCTCAAGGACATCGACCGGGAGGCGCTCGATCTGGGACTGCGCCACGCTCACGAACTGCTCCAGAAGGCGGGCAAGCGCGGCATCATCGCGCCGGAGGAGGTGGGGCTGAAGTTCGCGCTCGTCCACGGCACGCTCAGCTACGAGCAGTTCGGCGATGTCGATGTCGTCATCGAGGCCGTCGTCGAACGGCTTCACGTGAAGCAGCAGGTCCTGCGGGACGTGGAGGCGGAACTTCCCCCGCACGCCGTCTTCGCGACGAACACATCCTCGTTGTCCGTGACGAAGTTGAGCGAGGCCGCCGCCCGGCCGGACCGGGTCGTCGGCCTGCACTTCTTCAACCCGGTGCACCGAATGCCCCTCGTGGAGATCATCCGCGGCGAGTCTTCCTCGGACGCGGCGCTCGCCACCGTGTTCAAGCTCGCGCGGCGGCTCGGGAAGACGCCCGTGCTGGTCGCGGATCGGCCCGGGTTCATCGTCAACCGGCTCCTCGCGCCGTACCTGAACGAAGTGGGATTCCTGCTGAACGATGGTGCGGACGTGGCCCGCATCGATCGGACGTTGACGGAGTTCGGGCTGCCGATGGGGCCATGTCGACTGCTCGATGAAGTCGGCTTCGACGTCGCGGCGCACGTCGCGAAGGAGATGGCCCGAGCGTTCGGCGACCGCATGCGCCCCTCCGCGGCCCTGGACACGCTCACGGACCTCGGCCGCCTCGGGAAGAAAAACGGTCGCGGCTTCTACACCTACTCGGATCGCGAGGAGCGCGTGGACCGGGAGGTAGGCCGCGCCTTCGGCTCGGGGGGCGGCGGCGTGCGCCCGGAGGAGATCATCGATCGCTGCCTGCTGATCTCCGTGAACGAAGCCATGTACGCGTTGGAGGAACGCGTCGTGGCGGGGCCGGGAGACGTCGATCTCGCGATGGTGATGGGCACCGGATTTCCGCCGTTCCGCGGCGGCCCGCTCGCGTGGGCGGAGTCTCGCGGGGCGCGGTCCGTGCGCGACCGTCTGCTCGAACTGACGGAGCAGCACGGAGACCGCTTCACTCCGGCGCCGGGACTGGATAGGCTCGCCGACGCGGATGGATCGTTCACATCCGACGCCGTGTGGCGAGACCCGGGGTCTCCGCTGGACATGTAG